In the genome of Streptomyces violaceoruber, the window GAGGGTGACGACACCGGTGTCGTCCTGCTCCCAGCGGATGGTGGTGGGCTCGGTGCTCATGAGGGTGTGCTCCAGGTGATCCGTCGTGGCCGTCGTGGCCGTCGTGGCCGTCGTATCCGTCGGGAGGGGTTCAGATGCGCTCGACGATGGTGGCGATGCCCATGCCGCCGCCCACGCACAGGGTGGCGAGGCCGTAGCGCTTGTCCTGGCGCTCCAGTTCGTCGACGAGGGTGCCGAGGATCATCGCGCCGGTGGCGCCGAGGGGGTGACCGAGCGCGATCGCCCCGCCGTTGACGTTGACCTTGTCCAGCGACAGGCCCATGTCCTTCACGAAGCGCAGGACCACCGCCGCGAACGCCTCGTTGATCTCGACCAGGTCGATGTCTTCAATGCTCAGCCCGGCCCTGGCCAGCGCCTTGCGGGTGGCCGGGGCGGGGCCGGTGAGCATGATGGTGGGCTCGGAACCGGAGACGGCGGCGGAGACGATCCGGGCGCGCGGCCGCAGACCGTAGCGGTCACCGACCTCCTCGGAGCCGACGGCGACCAGGGAGGCGCCGTCGACGATGCCGGAGGAGTTGCCCGCGTGGTGAACGTGGTCGATCCTCTCCACCCAGTGGTACTTCTGCAGCGCCACCGCGTCGAACCCGCCCAGCTCACCGATGTCCGCGAAGGACGGCTTCAGCCCCGCGAGGGAGTCGGCGGTGGTGCCGGGGCGCGGGTGCTCGTCGTGGTCGAGGACGGTGAGACCGGCGCGGTCCTTCACCGGCACGACGGACCGCTCGAAGCGGCCCTCCTTCCAGGCGGTCGCCGCGCGCTCCTGGGACAGCGCCGCGTACTCGTCCACGTCACGGCGCGAGAAGCCCTCGATGGTCGCGATCAGGTCGGCGCCGATGCCCTGCGGGACGAAGTTGGTGGCGAGGTTGGTCATCGGGTCGTTGAACCAGGCGCCGCCGTCCGAGGCCATCGGGACGCGGGACATGGACTCGACGCCGCCCGCGAGGACCAGGTCCTCCCACCCGGAGCGCACCTTCATGGCGGCCATGTTGACGGCCTCCAGGCCCGAGGCACAGAAGCGGTTCTCCTGCACCCCGGCCACCGTGTCCGGCAACCCGGCCGCGATCGCCGCGATGCGGGCGATGTCCGAGCCCTGGTCGCCGACCGGACCGACGACACCGAGCACGATGTCGTCCACGGCGGCCGGATCCAAGCCGGGGAACCGGGCGCGGATCTCCTGGATGAGACCGACGACCAGGTCGACGGGCTTCGTGCCGTGCAGGGCGCCGTTCGCCTTGCCGCGTCCGCGCGGGGTGCGGATCGCGTCGTACACATACGCTTCGGTGCTCACTGGCAGGCCTTTCACTGAGGGTTGTGCACTGCGGGGTTCGGGTTCGGGAGGGAGGCCGGGGCCGGGCCGCCCCAGGCGCGGGGCAGCCCCCAGTCGCGGACCACGGCCTCGGTGTCGGCGCCGGGCAGGGCGGGGCCGGTGCGGACGGTGGTGGGGGTCGCGGAGAAGCGGGGTGCGGGGGCCGGCTGGGTGATGCCGTCGTGCTCGGTGAAGGTGGAGCGGGCGGCGAGGTGCGGGTGATGCGGGGCCTCGCGCAGCGACAG includes:
- a CDS encoding acetyl-CoA C-acetyltransferase, with amino-acid sequence MSTEAYVYDAIRTPRGRGKANGALHGTKPVDLVVGLIQEIRARFPGLDPAAVDDIVLGVVGPVGDQGSDIARIAAIAAGLPDTVAGVQENRFCASGLEAVNMAAMKVRSGWEDLVLAGGVESMSRVPMASDGGAWFNDPMTNLATNFVPQGIGADLIATIEGFSRRDVDEYAALSQERAATAWKEGRFERSVVPVKDRAGLTVLDHDEHPRPGTTADSLAGLKPSFADIGELGGFDAVALQKYHWVERIDHVHHAGNSSGIVDGASLVAVGSEEVGDRYGLRPRARIVSAAVSGSEPTIMLTGPAPATRKALARAGLSIEDIDLVEINEAFAAVVLRFVKDMGLSLDKVNVNGGAIALGHPLGATGAMILGTLVDELERQDKRYGLATLCVGGGMGIATIVERI